A genomic window from Glycine soja cultivar W05 chromosome 10, ASM419377v2, whole genome shotgun sequence includes:
- the LOC114372516 gene encoding putative receptor-like protein kinase At4g00960, whose amino-acid sequence MVTQRASFYLCLLVILITQATAEPDDQYPVCFSSGGDYAPNSTYHTNLNSVLSRLTSNTQIDYGFYNSSYGQDSDRVYATGLCRGDVSRHTCLTCLNNSSFFLLKNCPHQKEAVGLGGYDKCILHYADHSMFSYQESSFRFYFWEETNVTNWDQYSYVLNQLLSRLRVKAATSNSNLHRKFAAGNATVPTPSSQTIYAVVQCYPDLTAAECNDCLSGAFSEIPKYCNNRSGCGGIKLSCNFRYENSSFYEPTPDTVTLQFSPQGSPSPTPSITSNSSESTYHGKSSKSQAVNAKYVVAPILFFVGLLILICIYLRVRKSTKHFESEPMVDDEIKLVVSSQFDFDTIRVATNNFSDANKLGQGGFGPVYKGTLFNKQEVAIKRLSSNSCQGNIEFKNEVILMSRLQHRNLVRLLGFCYESEERLLVYEFLPNKSLDKIIFDPIERAHLDWKKRHKIIEGIALGLLYLHEDSQQRIIHRDLKLSNILLDADMNPKISDFGFARLFNADQTLLNASKIAGTYGYMAPEYARHGKLSTKLDVFSFGVVILEIVSGKKNSGFRIGESVEHLLSFAWKNWTKGTADKIIDPALNNALRDEILRCIHIGLLCVQEKVADRPTMASVILMLDSHSFALPVPLQPAYFMKNSCLSVIQFSGCSSVETGSNEQKSDSADVSANEASISSLYPR is encoded by the exons ATGGTCACTCAAAGAGCATCATTTTACCTTTGTCTCCTTGTTATTCTGATAACTCAAGCTACTGCGGAGCCAGACGACCAATACCCAGTCTGCTTCAGCAGTGGTGGAGACTATGCCCCTAATAGCACCTATCACACCAACCTCAATAGTGTTCTTTCAAGGCTCACTTCCAACACGCAAATCGACTATGGCTTCTACAATTCCTCCTACGGCCAAGACTCTGATAGAGTCTACGCAACAGGCCTTTGCAGAGGAGATGTTTCCCGACATACTTGCCTTACTTGCCTCAACAATTCTAGCTTTTTTCTCCTAAAGAACTGTCCACATCAGAAGGAGGCTGTGGGATTGGGAGGATATGATAAATGCATTTTACACTATGCAGATCACTCAATGTTCAGTTACCAAGAGTCTTCTTTCCGGTTCTATTTTTGGGAGGAAACTAATGTAACGAATTGGGATCAGTACAGTTATGTGCTCAATCAGTTGCTGTCAAGACTAAGAGTGAAAGCTGCAACATCTAACTCCAATCTCCACCGTAAATTTGCTGCTGGAAATGCAACAGTTCCGACTCCGAGTTCCCAAACTATATATGCTGTTGTTCAGTGCTATCCTGATCTGACAGCCGCAGAATGCAACGACTGCTTAAGTGGCGCTTTCTCAGAAATACCGAAATATTGTAATAACAGGTCAGGTTGTGGAGGTATTAAATTAAGCTGTAACTTTAGATATGAGAACTCCAGCTTCTATGAGCCTACGCCTGATACGGTAACACTACAATTTTCACCACAAGGATCTCCATCTCCTACACCATCCATCACTTCAAATTCCTCAGAGAGTACTTATCATG GAAAAAGCAGCAAATCTCAAGCTGTCAACGCCAAATACGTTGTCGCACCTATTCTATTCTTTGTTGGGTTGCTGATCTTGATTTGCATCTATTTAAGAGTGAGGAAGTCAACAAAGCATTTTGAGA GTGAACCCATGGTTGATGACGAAATTAAACTAGTCGTGTCATCACAGTTTGACTTTGACACCATAAGAGTCGCTACGAACAACTTCTCTGATGCAAACAAGCTTGGACAAGGTGGATTTGGACCTGTTTACAAG GGGACACTCTTCAATAAACAAGAAGTAGCAATCAAAAGGTTATCTAGCAACTCTTGCCAAGGAAATATTGAATTCAAGAATGAAGTGATACTAATGTCCAGGCTTCAGCACCGAAATTTAGTTAGGCTCCTTGGTTTTTGTTATGAAAGCGAAGAACGGCTCCTTGTCTATGAGTTTCTTCCCAATAAAAGTCTTGACAAGATCATATTTG ATCCCATCGAGCGTGCACATTTGGATTGGAAAAAACGCCACAAAATAATTGAAGGCATTGCACTTGGCCTTCTTTATCTTCATGAGGATTCTCAGCAAAGGATTATTCATCGTGATCTCAAATTGAGTAATATTCTTTTAGATGCCGATATGAATCCTAAGATTTCAGATTTTGGCTTTGCAAGGCTGTTTAATGCGGATCAAACTCTGCTTAATGCAAGTAAAATTGCAGGAACTTA TGGATACATGGCACCTGAGTATGCAAGGCATGGAAAACTCTCAACGAAGTTAGATGTCTTTAGTTTCGGTGTAGTAATACTAGAGATTGTAAGTGGCAAAAAGAATAGTGGATTTCGTATTGGAGAGAGTGTGGAGCATTTATTAAGCTTT GCTTGGAAAAACTGGACGAAAGGGACAGCAGATAAAATTATAGATCCTGCCTTAAATAATGCTTTGAGAGATGAAATACTGAGATGCATTCACATTGGGCTACTTtgtgttcaagaaaaggttGCTGATAGACCAACAATGGCTTCAGTTATACTTATGCTTGATAGCCACTCTTTTGCTCTACCAGTTCCATTGCAACCGGcctattttatgaaaaatagttGTTTATCAGTCATCCAGTTTTCGGGGTGCAGTTCCGTGGAAACAGGATCAAATGAACAGAAAAGTGACTCTGCTGATGTATCAGCAAATGAGGCCTCAATTAGTAGTCTATATCCTCGTTAG
- the LOC114372522 gene encoding putative receptor-like protein kinase At4g00960 has protein sequence MSVISFICCLLFIITISQASAQPSFVNHFCLSDKGRFTANSTYHTNLNTLLSNLTSNTGIDYGFYNLSYGENMDKVNAIGLCRGDVKPDECSSCLNNSTVLLTQLCPNQKEAIGWYDKCMLRYSNRSIYGVMETSPLFYLSEITNATDVDQFNQVLGNLMSNLTGIAASGDSRRKYAAASATATNIQAIYGLVQCTPDLSQPECKHCLIGAISEIPRCCNGKIGGRVLRPSCNIRYENYPFYDEPTAYAPAPSPSLENMVLKIILLFLILQMSHEQRNLVFAESSNTTLIVIAVIVPTVVVLLICLCLYLRRSKARKNLTEDAIEDDDEIKIAESLQFNLDTIRVATEDFSESNKLGQGGFGAVYWGKLSNGQMIAVKRLSRDSGQGDTEFKNEVLLVAKLQHRNLVRLLGFCLEGRERLLVYEYVHNKSLDYFIFDSTMKAQLDWERRYKIIRGIARGLLYLHEDSRLRIIHRDLKASNILLDEEMNPKIADFGMARLVLVDQTQANTSRIVGTYGYMAPEYAMHGQFSVKSDVFSFGVLVLEIVSGQKNSGISNGENMEDLLSFAWRNWKEGTAINIVDPSLNNNSRNEMMRSIHIGLLCVQENLADRPTMANIILMLNSYSLSLPIPAEPAFYMNSRTQSRPDMQSWEYNSRETGTSEPILKSAQESENEASITELYPR, from the exons ATGTCTGTTATTTCCTTTATTTGTTGTCTCCTTTTCATAATTACTATATCTCAAGCCAGCGCCCAGCCAAGTTTCGTAAATCACTTTTGTCTCAGTGATAAAGGCAGATTCACAGCCAACAGCACTTATCACACAAACCTCAACACCCTTTTATCCAATCTCACTTCCAACACAGGAATCGACTATGGTTTCTACAATCTCTCTTACGGCGAAAACATGGACAAAGTAAACGCCATTGGGCTGTGCAGAGGAGATGTTAAACCAGACGAATGCAGCAGCTGCCTAAACAATTCAACGGTCCTTCTCACCCAGCTTTGTCCAAACCAGAAAGAGGCAATTGGGTGGTATGACAAGTGCATGTTGCGCTACTCAAACCGCTCAATATATGGCGTCATGGAAACTTCACCTTTGTTTTATTTGTCGGAAATAACCAATGCAACGGACGTGGACCAGTTCAATCAAGTGTTGGGGAACTTGATGAGTAATCTAACGGGCATAGCTGCATCAG GTGACTCTCGACGCAAGTACGCCGCCGCCAGCGCAACCGCCACAAATATTCAAGCAATATATGGTCTGGTGCAGTGCACTCCAGACTTGTCTCAGCCAGAGTGCAAACACTGCTTGATTGGGGCTATCTCAGAAATCCCAAGATGTTGTAACGGCAAGATAGGTGGTAGAGTTCTTAGACCCAGTTGTAATATCAGATACGAAAACTACCCCTTCTATGATGAACCTACGGCATATGCACCAGCTCCATCTCCATCTCT AGAGAACATGGTCCTTAAAATTATCctcttatt ctTAATTCTTCAAATGTCTCACGAGCAGAGGAATCTTGTTTTTGCAGAAAGTAGCAACACAACATTGATTGTCATTGCTGTAATTGTGCCTACTGTTGTTGTTTTGCTCATTTGTCTCTGCCTATATTTAAGGAGGAGTAAGGCAAGGAAAAATCTTACAG aagatgcaattgaagatgatgatgaaattaaaattgctGAGTCATTACAATTCAACTTGGACACAATACGAGTTGCTACAGAAGACTTCTCTGAATCTAATAAACTAGGACAAGGTGGATTTGGAGCTGTTTATTGG GGTAAGCTCTCTAATGGACAGATGATTGCAGTCAAAAGGTTGTCAAGAGATTCTGGGCAGGGGGATAcggaatttaaaaatgaagtgCTTTTAGTGGCCAAGCTTCAGCACCGAAATTTAGTTAGGCTTCTTGGTTTCTGCTTGGAAGGAAGAGAAAGGCTACTCGTCTATGAATATGTTCATAATAAAAGCCTTGATTATTTCATATTCG ATTCAACCATGAAAGCACAACTGGATTGGGAAAGACGCTACAAAATCATTAGAGGTATTGCTCGAGGCCTTCTCTACCTTCACGAAGATTCTCGACTGCGTATTATCCATCGTGATCTCAAAGCAAGCAACATTCTCTTAGATGAAGAGATGAATCCTAAGATAGCAGATTTTGGCATGGCAAGACTGGTATTAGTGGATCAAACTCAAGCAAATACAAGTAGAATTGTGGGAACCTA TGGATATATGGCGCCAGAGTATGCAATGCATGGACAATTTTCAGTGAAATCAGATGTCTTCAGTTTTGGTGTATTAGTTCTTGAGATTGTAAGTGGCCAGAAAAACAGTGGCATTAGTAATGGGGAGAATATGGAGGATCTACTAAGCTTC GCATGGAGAAACTGGAAGGAGGGGACAGCTATAAATATTGTAGATCCATCACTAAACAACAATTCACGAAATGAAATGATGAGAAGCATCCATATTGGTTTACTTTGTGTTCAAGAAAATTTAGCTGACAGACCAACCATGGCTAACATTATACTGATGCTTAATAGCTATTCTCTCAGTCTCCCAATTCCGGCCGAACCTGCATTTTATATGAACAGTAGAACTCAAAGCCGTCCAGACATGCAATCATGGGAGTATAATTCAAGGGAAACAGGAACAAGTGAACCGATACttaaatcagctcaagaatcAGAAAATGAAGCTTCAATTACTGAGCTATACCCTCGCTAG
- the LOC114369369 gene encoding putative receptor-like protein kinase At4g00960 yields the protein MAAVSLRLLCFLFFLCFTITSPAAQTCDNDTGNYTVNSTYHNNLNTLLSSFSSHKEINYGFYNFSHGQHPDRVYAIGLCRGDQKPDDCLKCLNNSRVSLAKECPNQKHAIDWGIECMLRYSNRSIFSLMETQPMVELVYTLDVKGSVEQFNEALQSLMRNLTRTAASSDSRLKYATASTPAPSFQTIFGYTQCTPDLSSEDCTKCLEEAISKIPECCSGKAGGNVLKPSCRIRFDPYVFYGPTLKLDSDAPSVSTNKTSSSPGKSNNTSRTIIAIAVPVASVVLALSLFCIYLTVRKPRKKTEIKREEEDSHEDEITISESLQFNFDTIRVATNEFDDSNKLGQGGFGAVYRGRLSNGQVIAVKRLSRDSGQGNMEFKNEVLLLVKLQHRNLVRLLGFCLEGRERLLVYEFVPNKSLDYFIFDPVKKTRLDWQMRYKIIRGIARGILYLHEDSRLRIIHRDLKASNILLDEEMHPKISDFGMARLVHLDQTQANTNRVVGTYGYMAPEYAIHGQFSAKSDVFSFGVLVLEIVSGKRNSGNRRGENVEDLLSFAWRNWRNGTTANIVDPTLNDGSQDEMMRCIHIGLLCVQKNVAARPTMASVVLMLNSYSLTLSVPSEPAFVVDSRTRSLPDTLSSEYNSRETRSNKSTEYSVDEASITEPYPR from the exons ATGGCTGCTGTTTCTTTAAGGCtcctttgctttcttttttttctctgtttcaCAATAACATCACCAGCCGCGCAGACATGTGATAACGACACAGGGAACTACACAGTAAACAGCACGTATCACAACAACCTCAACACCCTCTTATCCAGTTTCTCTTCCCACAAAGAAATCAATTACGGTTTCTACAATTTCTCTCATGGCCAACACCCAGACAGAGTATACGCCATTGGGCTCTGCAGAGGAGACCAAAAGCCTGATGATTGCCTCAAATGCCTCAACAATTCCAGAGTCTCTCTCGCAAAGGAGTGTCCAAACCAGAAACATGCGATTGATTGGGGTATAGAGTGCATGTTGCGCTACTCCAACCGCTCCATATTTAGCCTCATGGAAACTCAACCTATGGTGGAACTCGTGTACACGTTGGATGTAAAGGGTTCAGTGGAACAATTCAACGAGGCGCTGCAGAGCTTGATGAGGAATCTAACACGCACAGCTGCATCAAGTGACTCTCGTCTCAAGTATGCTACGGCTAGCACACCTGCTCCGAGTTTTCAAACCATATTTGGTTATACGCAGTGCACCCCTGATTTGTCATCGGAAGATTGCACCAAGTGCTTGGAAGAAGCTATTTCAAAAATTCCAGAGTGTTGTAGTGGCAAGGCTGGTGGCAATGTTTTAAAACCCAGTTGTAGAATTAGATTTGACCCCTACGTCTTCTATGGACCAACATTAAAATTAGACTCAGATGCACCATCAGTGTCCACCAACAAAACTTCTTCTTCACCAG GAAAGAGCAACAACACATCAAGAACTATCATCGCCATAGCAGTGCCAGTTGCCAGTGTTGTTTTAGCGCTCAGTCTTTTCTGCATCTATCTAACAGTGAGGAAGCCaagaaaaaaaactgaaa ttaaaagagaagaagaagatagtCATGAAGATGAAATTACAATTTCTGAGTCATTGCAATTCAACTTTGACACCATTCGAGTTGCTACAAATGAATTCGACGATTCTAATAAACTTGGACAAGGCGGGTTTGGAGCTGTTTACAGA GGTCGGCTTTCCAATGGACAAGTAATTGCTGTCAAAAGGTTGTCAAGGGATTCTGGGCAAGGAAATATGGAATTCAAGAATGAAGTGCTTTTACTGGTCAAGCTTCAACACCGAAATTTAGTTAGACTACTTGGGTTCTGCTTGGAAGGGAGAGAAAGGCTGCTTGTCTATGAATTTGTTCCTAATAAGAGCCTTGATTACTTCATATTTG ATCCAGTGAAGAAAACACGATTGGATTGGCAAATGCGCTACAAAATCATTAGAGGTATTGCTCGAGGAATTCTCTACCTCCATGAGGATTCTCGACTGCGAATTATACATAGAGACCTTAAAGCAAGCAACATTCTCTTGGATGAAGAGATGCATCCTAAGATATCAGATTTTGGGATGGCAAGATTGGTTCACTTGGATCAAACACAAGCAAATACAAATAGAGTTGTTGGAACCTA TGGATATATGGCACCTGAGTATGCAATACATGGTCAATTTTCAGCAAAATCAGATGTTTTTAGTTTCGGTGTATTGGTTCTTGAGATTGTAAGTGGCAAAAGAAACAGTGGTAATCGTCGTGGGGAGAACGTGGAGGATCTATTGAGCTTT GCATGGCGAAACTGGAGAAATGGAACAACTGCAAATATTGTAGATCCCACATTAAACGACGGTTCTCAAGATGAAATGATGAGATGCATCCACATTGGGTTATTATGTGTTCAAAAAAATGTGGCTGCCAGACCAACCATGGCTTCTGTTGTACTCATGCTTAATAGTTATTCTCTCACTCTCTCAGTGCCTTCAGAACCTGCATTTGTTGTGGATAGTAGAACTAGAAGCCTTCCAGACACACTATCATCAGAGTATAATTCAAGGGAAACAAGATCAAATAAATCAACTGAATATTCGGTAGATGAGGCTTCAATTACGGAGCCATATCCTCGCTAG